The proteins below come from a single Eucalyptus grandis isolate ANBG69807.140 chromosome 3, ASM1654582v1, whole genome shotgun sequence genomic window:
- the LOC104445435 gene encoding EG45-like domain containing protein, translated as MKPSGIRTSLLFLSLLAFLLLAMQPRLSRADVGTAAHYSPPYTPTACFGNDPSQFPSSNLFAAAGEGIWDNGASCGRQYLVRCISASVSGTCIPSQTIQVRIVDRAQSSSPPPSSKGATIVLSTTAFGTIAKSSAAAVNVEYQQV; from the exons ATGAAGCCCTCCGGCATTAGAACgtcacttctttttctttctctactcGCCTTTCTTCTGTTGGCTATGCAGCCTCGTCTCTCTCGTGCCGACGTCGGCACCGCCGCTCACTATAGTCCTCCATACACGC CGACCGCGTGTTTCGGCAATGACCCATCGCAGTTCCCATCGAGCAACCTCTTTGCGGCGGCAGGAGAAGGGATATGGGACAATGGAGCGTCGTGCGGGAGGCAGTACCTAGTGCGGTGCATCAGCGCCTCTGTCTCTGGAACTTGCATTCCCAGCCAGACTATCCAAGTCCGAATTGTCGACCGTGCACAATCCTCATCCCCACCTCCCTCAAGTAAAGGCGCGACCATCGTCCTCTCAACGACGGCGTTCGGCACGATTGCAAAGTCGTCTGCCGCAGCCGTCAATGTCGAGTACCAGCA GGTATGA